TCAAAGTCATTTTTGGTAAAGCAGGAAATCTTCTGTCTAAGAGTCAACTTTTCTTCAAAGGGGCAGCTGCCAACATCATCACCCCACTTGCAGGCACAAGCATTCTTGTACCTGTGATAGAACAACAAACCAACGGTGCAGATGCCTACAACTGTGGCAATGGAAACACCTGCAATCACTGCACAGGAATTTGAATGATGTACTTTCTTTAGTATATTAGAGGGTTCAGAAGGGTAGGGTTTAGCATATGGAGCTACAATGTGTGGAGGACATAAAACTTTCAAAGGGAGACCACAAAGCAAAGGGTTGCCTATGAAAGCAGGTGGTCCTAAACTCAATAGAGAAGCTTCTTGAGGTATGGGGCCACTGAGATTGTTATAGCTGAGATTTATGTACACTTTCTCTCCCAGGTTTCCTAGACTTGCTGGAACAGAACCACTGAAGAGATTGTGAGACAAATCAAGAGTACCGTTCAAACTTGACAATTCGCCTATGTCTTTGGGGATCAAACCACTCAAGTTGTTGAAAGAAAGGTTGAGCTTTTGAAGTGCACTTAGATTGGTTCCAAAACCATCTGGAAGGGAGCCACTAAATGCATTTTGTGAAAGATCTAAAACTAATAGATTGTTTAGATTCCCAATCTGAGTAGGAACAAGCCCAGAAAATGAATTTCCTGAAAGCACCAAACTCTGTAAATTTGATGCATTGAAGAGCTCGAATGGCAAACTTCCATTGAAGTTGTTATTCTTTAGATTAAGACAGCGAAGAAAAGAGAGCTTTCCAAGACCAGGCGAAAGAAACCCTGACAGATTCTTGTTTGGAATGATGAGAGAAAACACTTTTCCTTCTCTACATACAACTCCCTTCCATGGATTTGGTCCACATGGATTATCGTCCAAGTTGTTCCAGCTGTTTAGATAGCTTTCTGGGAAGTTCTGTATGGCTTGTTTGAAGGATAGAAGAGCAAGTCCTTCATCATTAAGAGAAGTCACCACAGAAAGACAATTGCATAGGAGGAAAACCAAGAAAACAAATGGAAAAACCATCTCTGTGAAGGAGTAACTGAAGAAATTCAAAGCTGAATAAAAAAGAGTTCTTCTGGCAGACATAATCTGGAATCTACGAATTCAAAAGGTATAGTTGTGGGGATTTGTAGAGAAAACAAAGAGGATTCTACGTGATTTATAAACTTTACATGACTTTTTATGCGGGAAGCAGCCCTTTGTAAGTTCAAAGTGTTGACTGGGCAAATACAGCTCACGCAAAGTGCAAAGTCATCTCGAGACTGCAAGACTGAAAAGCTACTTTTGGCATTTCTGATTCCAGACAAAGATAAATAGGAAGTTAAGCACCATACTCCAAacttgtaataaaaatttaagcagtgaaattaaaaaaaaataaaactatgtatatctattttgtgtATGCAAATAAGTGTCATCaagtgatttgataatttttaattaaaaataaattaatatctaataacataatagacatatcatatgtatatgtatttgtGTATCAAAAAGTAGGTATGCAAAGTATTGCTCATTAAAAAAGATAGCTTCATGCTTCTTTTTTCTAAACgcaaactcaagttttaaagtAGTGAAGAAATTTAGACGGAATAGTGATCGTATGCTTGAGATGGTTGACAGAAGGAGGATGAGGTTGTAATATTGTTGTGTATAGCGTGAGTTAAGGCGATGATTGGTGCATAAAGATAGCTGGGTAAGTCAGCAATCAAATGGTCCGGTAGGGACGGCTTGACAACAACTAATGACTCCATAGTCCAACCAATTGTTAAGAAATTGACTGATTAATGCATTGTATTTGTGGTTTTGTGGACTTGGGTTTTGGCGTGGTCTTCagtttatgatatattatctagaAACCTTACAATTGGAGTTGTTAATAAATTCAACTGCATCTTCCAGATAAACGTGGTCAAATCCATTGGGTTTCTGGACAGTACAATATCAGGAACCTTTTGGAATGGCAAAATGTATAATGGAATGGGACTAAGGGTAGATTCGAAGTGGGTTTGCTCGAACTTGATATGagctttattttaataaatttgaacccAGTCTGACATAGATAAACTCAAGCCCGAATCcgaattaaaatatatttgaaaatcaatcaTAAGCTAAAACCCAAGCTTGACATTTTCAAACTTGAGCCcgagttaaaatatatttaaaaaaatttttaaactacaCTACATAAACTACAAGTGAATCAAATTCGAGCGAACGAGTTTGATGAgttcgatttgagtttgacttgtcTACATGAACTCAAACCGAATGTGAACTCCCATTCTATGAAGCAAGTTGAATACAAGTCGAGCTAAGCCGGAGCTCCAAAATGAGTTTTACCTTGTTTGGGTTCGGTTCtgctcgaatccaaccttagatGAGACTAGAAGCTTTTACTGGGTAATGAATTTTAAATGCCAAGTTGAAGTTATTAAAGGAAAAAGCTTGTCACAACTATTACCGATATGCTGCCTAACTCTTCCTTCTGGTTGATGTAGGGCCATAAAGGCAGATAGAgatgaaataaaatagaattctAAATGAGAGTTTGATGTACAGATGAAAGAAGCTGCAACCTCCCTTCTGCGAGCTGAATTTTGATCtgtaaataagttttttatttatcgCAATCATTGGATCCTAAAAACATTGTTGACTTCCTTTGTCATTAttaaatcttcatcaaattcagAACTAGACCTTCCATAACTTTAATAAAGGTCACAAATTTGACCGAACTTGATTGTTCAGATGATCACTGTTAGGCAAATCAACATGAAAGTTCCCCCAAAGTGAAGGTAATCACACCAactcttataattatttaactcCATTAATACTGCCTGCAACTGGGAAAGCTACAATGGCAATATTACAGAGTCAAAACATGTCAACAAAAAACAAGAACCCTATAACAAAACACCAACTTATAAAAAAACCATAGTAGTTGTTTTAGATTAAAATGTAACATCCAGTATAACAAACAGATTTATTTGAGTTTCACACAGTTTTCTTTCACCCAAATTTACTTCTACTTATTCTCATGTGTTAAGTATATGAGATGCAAAACAAACTCTCAATTATTATACATGAATGCCCAACACACTCAACCAGAATTTCATCAACTTTTCTAAAAATGTCAAAGTATGAATTGATGAAACTTGAAAGACAAACAGTTATTGCATAAATATCAGCTGATCAACTCTGAAATTTCTGTTGCTTGATATTCAATTTACAGTCCTAAACAGACAATAAGGGAGCTTGTATTGGTGAGTTCTGAATACACTATGGATCTTCAAGAAGCTTTGATATCCTAGTCCTTGTTCTTGCCACTAAATAACTTGGCAAAACTTGGCATCACCTTTGTTTTCCTCTTGACATTGAAGGAAGTCGACTGCGACATCCTAGTTGAAGGGGAGGCTGATATCTGATACTTTGCTCGTCTCGATGGTGTAAAATTGCCGCTGGCTTTCATAGATTTTCTTGATAATCTGGGCTGAAAGATTTTGGTTTCTGGGGTTTTTTCCTCCCTTTGTCTCCTGTTCCTTATTTCTCCCTCAACCTTTCGCTTTGTTGAAAGTGATCTCTCAGTCCATTTCTCTTCGTCCATTCTTGTTTCTCGGATTTCCTTGTGAGCCATTTCGATTTTCATCAGTATTTCCTTTTCGCTCGCCTTTAAAGCTTCAATCCATGCCTGAGCTGCAGCCACTTTCTTATCTGCAAGGTCTTCAGCCCCGGCAGCATGTCCAGTCAAGTACTCgtattcaaactttgaaatggTAATTGATGAACTATTCTGCGATGCAGAAGCTCTTGATTGCATTGTGTTTTCAATGAGAGATTTAAGATTCTCAAGAGCTAATGCTTCTGATGATTTCACTTCATTCAGCTCCTGCATTGCAGCCGTCAACTTCTCCTCAGTTGAGTCAATTTCAGACTCAGTTTTCTGAATTTCTTCTTTGATGGATGCAGTTTCCTGCATTATTAGCTCCTTCTCCTTCTTTGCAGCTTCAGCTTCTGCCTTTAACTGTTCAGCAGTTAGTGACAGATTGCTTGCAATTGCTTTAGCCTTTTCTTCAGCTGCAGAAACAGCCTCCAACTTAGATTTTGCTCTAAGTAGCTTTGAGTTGAGACTTTGAACAATTAAGTCCGACTTATGTTCTGCTTTCTCTAACTGCTCCGTTTCTTCAGTCACATGCTTCAACTCATTCCTTATTACATCCATTGAAGCCATAAACTGAAAACCCTCATCTCTTATTGAAGCTAATTCCTTCTTTGCCTCCTCCAATTCTTCTGTGATTGACCTCAACAAAGGCGAACCTTCCAATTCTTGAAAATGGCTTTCTGTATTCTTAAAACTGTCATTTCTTTGGACCCTTTTGTCCAATCCTTTGACATATTTTAGCTCATTTTGTAACACATTAACATCACGCAGTGTGACAGCCAGTTTATTTTCAAGCTCTTTAGACTGTTCAATCTCTTCAACcagttctttctttttcttctttgtttcctCCATTGCAAATGAAAATTCACTGGCTTCCTTCTCTCTCTGAGCTTCAACCTCCTCAAATTCTTTCAAGGCCTCAATTCGAGCCAACTCAAGCGACACTTGCTCTTCATTAACTTCCTCAATCTCCTTCCTGAGTGTCTCTACAGTGGAATTTGACCACATTTTCATGGTAGTAAGCTCAGCCTCCTTCTCCGCCCGTGATTTCTCCTCCAATACAGAAACCATATCCAGCTTAAGTTTACTCAATTCTTGTTTCACAGCCTCCAATTCTCTCATCACTTCCGCATACTGATAACTCTCCATACTCCTACTGGACTTCTCTAGCGTTTCATCAACATCTTTGATTGTGTTTTTTGCAACAGATAGCTCAGGCTCAGCTTGAGCTTTCCCTGACTCAGCTACAGTTCTGCTCTCTCTGTACCTACCGATACCTCTTCTGGCCTTACGGAGCTCTCTTGTTCTTGAAGAAGAATTCTTCAAAAGGATAAACACATAATACAATAAATCAAACAGCAAAAGGGAAACAAAATCCATCATACTGAATCAAAAGAACAACTAAAAAGAAATCACCCAGATAATTATACCTCTTGAGACTCCATCTGGGGTTTCTCTAATGAAGAAGTCCCGTCAACAAACCTTCCTCCATACTTATCAATTGCAGCTTTCACCGGCCCATTTCTTGTTTTATCATCAAACTCTCTTCTATCCATATTTAACCTGTTCCATAACACTCAGATAAGCAGTTTTTAAAGGTCAGAACATGGAAGAAAACACATGGGTTACATATGAAATGCATGCAGGAAGTCGCATGAAACTGAGAGACATACCGAGAAATTCTTACAAAGGAGAATAAGCGGAGACTGGTGTTGAAGTTGACAGAGTGAGCTGAGTTGAGCAGcaagattaaaaaagaattaaggaATAAAAGATCGAACGGCAGAGGAAGAAGGTGTGTTGGATGTACCGCCACCAGCCATCAAATTATTCCATGATTAGGCTTtctgttattttgttttttactatGAAAGATCCGTCGAAACATTCCACCACACTTCTACCTGTCATgcaatatcatatattattatccAAAAGGAAAGTTTAACTGATAAAAGAGAAGACTTTACAAGATTAAAAACAACCGGGCAATGATAAAACCTAAAGCTTTGTGATTAGAAAAGCATTGGTTTAATTGAGTTATGAAGAAATCAAAGACAGAACAGACAAGGTACAATACAAAAATGCAGGCGTTTTGGAGGATTGGAAAGATACAGTTATCACTGTCAGGACATCAAAGGCTAATAAGTTGCTACGTGTTTGTCCCTCCATCCACGGTAGTTTAATTACCTTtcgtattatatattaaaaaattaattttttaattatatattaaatattatattatattatataaatttaaaataaaaaataaaaataaaaaaaaaatttaattgataagttaatattttataaaatattataaacatttttaaaaatttaaaaattattttatttatatctttattatatcattttttaataattatatcgATTtgaattagtaatatatattgtatcgtatgatatgtttattatattatattaattgatatatcttataatatgtatcattttttatatgtatcatatcgtattgtATCATTAGATAAGTATTATATATCgtaagatattgataactatactTTCAGTCACAACAATGggaaccaaattttttttattacaaatttaatatataaatatatccatACAACctgatataataatatctacaaaaattttgtatatgtgcatagttttttctctttctttttcctttttacataaaatttgtgacttttttataatttaaaaagagtaatattataagtatttattttgaatatataaatatataaacatttatatatacttatatgattagatatttttttatttttttattcaaaatcatcagTTATATGATAATGcctatcaaatatatatttatttatgtatcaaaaggtatatgtataattttattaatttaaaaatgctCATAATTGATGGTACccattgattaaaaaatatattttttactcaaaatttgaaattttcattccTTTCAACAATAGACAAAATTTTGGCAAGTTACCgctcataaaaaaaattcaaattagggTCACGTTTTCAAAACTAACTGATTTTCACTCACGTGAAAAGGCTATTAATACAAGGGTTAAAAACTATTTTCCACTTAAGGTTTATTGAAAGCGTAGCTTTTatcctttaagtttcaaaaaatcaaatttttacctACCATGTACTTCTGCTAGATAGTCCtagccacggttcatgaactgAAACTGTTGAttcacggttcaaaaaaataaaaactttgaacCAAAATCGTTATAAGACGGTTTGTAATCAATTCGGAACTGACATTGAACCGACAGTTCTAGTTCATGACTTCGATTTGAAACCGAcattgaaccatcaattctaatacacgaccctgatttattttttaaaattattaattataataattgaaaattaaaagaaagacttggacttaattttttaattaagcttCTTACGTATCTTCTTGTGGTTTAGAAGAATTAAAGTCTACGTAGTTCTTTTACCTTTGCGTATCCGATAGCTAGCAGTACcctcttaccttatcattcacttACGCTATCTTGACTATTGGTTTCCGCCATCAAATTATCCGTAATTAAATCAAACGATTCTTCATTtaagtccacttttatatcttgttatCGTAATTTAGGTCTTGTCtaatcgtccacgcatacttgatCTTTAATAGATTCGAGAGCCAAATTTGATTGCCTCTCATGCAATATATTGCTcccttgactaaaagtttgttctactACGACAATTGATACTGGTGCTACTAGGATTTGTTTAACAATAGTTGCTAatgttggaaaagttgatgcatgTCGACTTCACCATTCTAGAATTGGAAAGTCTTTATCTATATTGTTATCACCAAACTCCGAGGTGGAgtctaatgttcctcttggtcttttgtcCCTTTACATTATAATACGATcatcataactcatattttgggttaatGATGGGATAATaagtggtagagaggaagaagaaccaccttggttaccataaattaatgaatattcagcataaatttctttaattaaatttataatgttaattatagttaatgaaatattaacttcatcc
The genomic region above belongs to Mangifera indica cultivar Alphonso chromosome 15, CATAS_Mindica_2.1, whole genome shotgun sequence and contains:
- the LOC123197824 gene encoding protein PLASTID MOVEMENT IMPAIRED 2-like, whose amino-acid sequence is MDRREFDDKTRNGPVKAAIDKYGGRFVDGTSSLEKPQMESQENSSSRTRELRKARRGIGRYRESRTVAESGKAQAEPELSVAKNTIKDVDETLEKSSRSMESYQYAEVMRELEAVKQELSKLKLDMVSVLEEKSRAEKEAELTTMKMWSNSTVETLRKEIEEVNEEQVSLELARIEALKEFEEVEAQREKEASEFSFAMEETKKKKKELVEEIEQSKELENKLAVTLRDVNVLQNELKYVKGLDKRVQRNDSFKNTESHFQELEGSPLLRSITEELEEAKKELASIRDEGFQFMASMDVIRNELKHVTEETEQLEKAEHKSDLIVQSLNSKLLRAKSKLEAVSAAEEKAKAIASNLSLTAEQLKAEAEAAKKEKELIMQETASIKEEIQKTESEIDSTEEKLTAAMQELNEVKSSEALALENLKSLIENTMQSRASASQNSSSITISKFEYEYLTGHAAGAEDLADKKVAAAQAWIEALKASEKEILMKIEMAHKEIRETRMDEEKWTERSLSTKRKVEGEIRNRRQREEKTPETKIFQPRLSRKSMKASGNFTPSRRAKYQISASPSTRMSQSTSFNVKRKTKVMPSFAKLFSGKNKD
- the LOC123197823 gene encoding receptor protein kinase-like protein ZAR1 encodes the protein MSARRTLFYSALNFFSYSFTEMVFPFVFLVFLLCNCLSVVTSLNDEGLALLSFKQAIQNFPESYLNSWNNLDDNPCGPNPWKGVVCREGKVFSLIIPNKNLSGFLSPGLGKLSFLRCLNLKNNNFNGSLPFELFNASNLQSLVLSGNSFSGLVPTQIGNLNNLLVLDLSQNAFSGSLPDGFGTNLSALQKLNLSFNNLSGLIPKDIGELSSLNGTLDLSHNLFSGSVPASLGNLGEKVYINLSYNNLSGPIPQEASLLSLGPPAFIGNPLLCGLPLKVLCPPHIVAPYAKPYPSEPSNILKKVHHSNSCAVIAGVSIATVVGICTVGLLFYHRYKNACACKWGDDVGSCPFEEKLTLRQKISCFTKNDFETLSEIMEHYEFVPLDSQVDFDLERLLIASAFLLGKSRIGIVYKAVLNNGPTVAVRRLGRGGWQRFKEFQSEVEAVGKIRHPNIVSLRAYFWSVEEKLLIYDYIPNGDLSTALHGKAGMLPARPLSWAIRLRIIKGIANGLAFLHEFSPRRYVHGDLRPSNILLGQNMEPHISDIGLCRLANIAEESEAGQCEQVTPGTPQQSSTPQKNSPYEFTAIKSTLSSSYYQAPEVSKVRKPTQKWDVYSYGVILLEMITGKLPMIQIGSLEMDLVQWIHLMLEDGKLMIDILDPCLACDLNKEDEIAAVLKIALACVCKSPDKRPSMRHVFDSLDRLISSIEQQNMLDEIANFAQ